From a region of the Thermosipho melanesiensis BI429 genome:
- a CDS encoding sugar transferase, with the protein MVNRLPKYIDLSILFVINLFFFGYSWYIALVLSVVFFLGFYAFRSYDMEIMKSLNDSTIRIVAGVIFGSIILLILYPLFLENYINRNAFIYNFLISIVVFPIIHKIEYKLFEKRAKQRKYLVIGKKDEIGNILDEIQEKTLNKLYFVDYINPSPVKLDELINKEITEKKANKNNKTPAYDAILVTDPKLEEKVKDKLEEYKKMGIKIEYLPILVEKHLKRIPLKVVEKFKEHYSIIFNQEHESPAKRVVDVIVSLIALVIFSPFMLIIALGILIEDGRPVVFKQDRIGKDGKIFTMYKFRSMKNVEREKPLFADQEQDRITKVGKVIRKLRLDELPQFFNVLKGDMSVVGPRPEQKNFVEEFEKHITGYKYRHITKPGITGWAQIMYKYTSNIDETSKKLEYDLWYVKNDNVFINLKVIIQTLEAMVFKRGAM; encoded by the coding sequence ATGGTGAATCGATTACCAAAATATATTGATTTGTCCATTTTGTTTGTGATAAATTTATTCTTTTTTGGATATTCTTGGTATATAGCTTTGGTATTATCTGTAGTTTTTTTTCTAGGGTTTTATGCGTTTAGGTCTTATGATATGGAAATAATGAAATCCTTAAATGATTCTACTATAAGGATAGTTGCAGGGGTTATATTTGGTTCTATAATTCTTCTTATCTTATATCCATTATTCCTTGAAAATTATATAAACCGAAATGCGTTTATATACAATTTTTTGATTTCCATTGTTGTTTTTCCAATTATCCATAAAATTGAATATAAATTGTTTGAAAAACGTGCAAAACAAAGAAAATATTTAGTAATAGGAAAAAAAGATGAAATAGGAAATATATTAGATGAGATTCAAGAAAAAACATTAAATAAACTTTACTTTGTTGATTACATAAATCCATCACCAGTAAAACTTGATGAACTTATAAATAAAGAAATCACAGAAAAAAAAGCAAATAAAAATAATAAAACACCAGCATACGATGCAATTTTGGTAACAGACCCAAAATTGGAAGAAAAAGTAAAAGATAAGCTTGAAGAATATAAAAAAATGGGAATAAAAATAGAATATCTTCCAATTTTAGTAGAAAAACATTTAAAACGAATCCCGTTAAAAGTTGTGGAGAAATTTAAAGAACATTATTCAATAATCTTTAACCAGGAGCATGAATCACCAGCAAAAAGGGTTGTGGATGTGATAGTATCACTTATCGCACTTGTGATTTTCTCGCCATTTATGCTTATAATTGCGCTGGGAATTCTTATAGAAGATGGAAGACCCGTGGTGTTTAAGCAAGATAGGATAGGAAAAGATGGAAAAATATTTACCATGTATAAGTTTAGAAGCATGAAAAATGTAGAAAGAGAAAAACCATTATTTGCAGATCAAGAGCAAGATAGGATAACTAAAGTGGGGAAGGTAATTAGAAAGCTAAGGCTTGATGAACTTCCCCAGTTTTTTAACGTACTTAAAGGCGATATGAGCGTTGTTGGGCCAAGACCGGAACAAAAGAATTTTGTGGAAGAATTTGAAAAGCATATTACAGGTTATAAATACAGGCATATTACAAAACCTGGAATAACAGGATGGGCGCAAATAATGTATAAATATACTTCAAATATTGATGAAACATCTAAAAAACTTGAATATGATTTGTGGTATGTGAAAAATGATAATGTATTTATTAATTTAAAAGTCATAATTCAAACACTTGAAGCAATGGTTTTTAAGAGGGGGGCTATGTAA
- a CDS encoding sigma factor, with the protein MGIYEKYKEDVKQITGKYYKKYKRKICSYEDLYQTVWYILLAGLKVFDGRGDERKFLLLFIKNKLISILNYNRKPPYCINYPFTPLNIEYISADNDKNKYFMEIHGDFSRK; encoded by the coding sequence ATGGGCATATACGAAAAATACAAAGAAGATGTAAAACAAATAACGGGGAAATATTATAAAAAATACAAAAGGAAGATATGTTCTTACGAAGATTTGTATCAGACCGTATGGTATATATTACTTGCAGGCCTTAAAGTTTTTGACGGAAGAGGAGATGAAAGAAAATTTCTTTTGTTATTTATCAAAAACAAATTGATTTCAATATTAAATTACAATAGAAAACCTCCGTATTGTATAAATTATCCATTTACTCCTTTAAATATTGAATATATTTCTGCAGACAACGATAAAAACAAATATTTTATGGAAATCCACGGAGATTTTAGTCGAAAATAA
- a CDS encoding ATP-binding protein, which yields MKKLPIGVQDYREIVEENYVYVDKTKYLYDLMTSGKFYFLSRPRRFGKSLTISTLYYIFKGEKELFRGTYIYDKWDFKEYPIIKLDMSDNMLTTYEDFVESLSEKIEKLYKNEGIANINNNLPTRFGNLIEELNAKYRERVVILIDEYEAPILEHINNKKEAEKIRSFLREFYKKIKTKDEYIKFVFMTGITKFTKTGVFSALNNLNDISLNKKYSQMLGYTQEELEYYFKEHIEETAREIGMGKEELIENLKEYYNGFSFDGRRSVYNPFSILRFFEEREFKNYWFESGSPSFLYEYIKGRKVTYEELVKYPVSAMDFTTREIEDANANIFFAQAGYLTFKDVRRYGFEEEYILDYPNIEVRNSFSKLILEANYGVEKEKIKEVNREIIKSLEKNDIRRMIEEIKRIISSIPYNLHRGEERYYHSLIYTIIASAGVNVTAEELTSIGRSDIVIEERGKVYIFEIKIDKGAREGIRQIKEKRYYEKYVGKEIYLIGIKISSKERNIEEYVIEKVGG from the coding sequence ATGAAGAAGCTGCCGATAGGGGTACAGGATTATAGAGAAATAGTAGAAGAAAATTATGTTTATGTGGATAAAACAAAATATTTGTATGATTTAATGACAAGTGGGAAGTTTTACTTTTTATCACGACCAAGGAGGTTTGGGAAGAGTTTAACGATATCGACGTTGTATTACATATTCAAAGGGGAGAAAGAACTTTTCAGAGGAACATACATATACGACAAGTGGGATTTTAAAGAGTATCCCATTATTAAACTTGATATGTCAGATAATATGTTAACGACATACGAGGATTTTGTAGAATCACTAAGTGAAAAAATTGAAAAGTTATATAAAAATGAAGGGATAGCGAATATAAATAACAATTTACCAACGCGATTTGGTAATCTTATAGAAGAATTAAACGCGAAATACAGAGAAAGAGTAGTGATATTAATAGACGAATATGAAGCACCGATATTAGAACATATAAATAACAAAAAAGAAGCGGAAAAGATAAGAAGTTTTTTAAGAGAGTTTTATAAAAAGATAAAGACAAAAGATGAATACATAAAATTTGTTTTTATGACAGGGATAACGAAGTTTACAAAGACAGGGGTATTTTCGGCATTAAACAATTTGAATGACATATCGTTGAACAAGAAATATTCACAGATGCTAGGGTACACACAAGAGGAGCTAGAGTATTATTTCAAAGAACACATAGAAGAGACGGCAAGAGAGATAGGGATGGGGAAAGAAGAGTTAATAGAGAACCTGAAAGAATACTACAATGGATTTTCATTTGATGGGAGGAGGAGTGTATACAATCCATTTTCGATATTGAGATTTTTTGAAGAGAGAGAATTTAAGAACTATTGGTTTGAAAGTGGGTCACCATCGTTTTTGTACGAATACATAAAGGGGAGGAAAGTGACATATGAAGAGCTAGTGAAATATCCGGTAAGTGCAATGGATTTTACGACGAGGGAGATAGAAGATGCGAATGCGAACATATTCTTTGCCCAGGCGGGATATTTGACATTTAAAGATGTAAGAAGGTATGGATTTGAAGAAGAATACATATTAGACTATCCGAACATAGAAGTGAGGAACAGCTTTTCAAAGTTAATATTAGAGGCAAATTATGGAGTAGAAAAAGAAAAGATAAAAGAGGTAAATAGAGAGATAATAAAGTCGTTAGAAAAAAATGACATAAGAAGAATGATAGAAGAGATAAAGAGGATAATAAGCAGTATACCATACAATTTACACAGGGGAGAAGAGAGATATTATCATTCATTGATATACACGATAATAGCGTCAGCGGGAGTGAATGTGACAGCAGAGGAATTAACGAGTATAGGTAGGAGTGACATAGTGATAGAAGAAAGGGGAAAGGTATACATATTTGAGATAAAGATAGACAAAGGAGCAAGGGAAGGGATAAGACAGATAAAAGAGAAGAGGTATTATGAGAAATACGTAGGGAAAGAGATATATCTGATAGGGATAAAGATAAGTTCGAAAGAGAGGAATATAGAAGAGTATGTGATTGAGAAAGTAGGAGGATAG
- a CDS encoding DUF2922 domain-containing protein, giving the protein MKRLALVFRNQTDGKSLRINIPEPPENINQETLKTDAQALIDNGLVPQVYVFDEARIVETNTNVLLDLIK; this is encoded by the coding sequence ATGAAAAGATTGGCACTTGTATTTAGAAACCAAACGGACGGAAAGTCATTAAGAATAAACATACCAGAACCACCTGAAAATATAAACCAAGAAACACTTAAAACAGACGCTCAAGCACTTATCGACAACGGACTTGTTCCACAGGTATATGTCTTTGATGAAGCAAGAATCGTAGAGACAAACACCAACGTATTGTTGGATTTAATTAAATAA